From the genome of Streptacidiphilus sp. PB12-B1b:
CTTCGTCATGCCGGTGCTGACCTGCACCCTGCCCGAGGCCGTCCCGCAGGCGCTGCGCTGGCGGCAGAGCACCCTGCCCGCCGCCCGGGAGCGCGCCCGGCAGCTGGGCCTCAAGGGTGCCGCCTTCCCCTGGCGGACCATCAACGGCGACGAGGCCTCCGGCTACTGGCCGGCCGGCACCGCCGCCTTCCACGTCAACGCCGACATCGCCGAGGCCGTGACGCGGTACACCGCCGCCACAGGCGACACCGACTTCGAGCGCGAGACCGGCGTGGAACTGCTGGTGGAGACCGCCCGGCTGTGGCGCTCCCTGGGCCACCACGACCACGTCGGGGCCTTCCACATCGATGGCGTCACCGGGCCCGACGAGTACAGCGCCATCGCCGACGACAACGTCTACACCAACCTCATGGCCCAGGCGAACCTCCGGGCCGCCGCCGACGCCGCCGAACGCCACTCCAAGCAGGCGGCGGCGCTGGGCGTGGACGAGGAGGAGACCGCCGCCTGGCGTGACGCCGCCGAGGCCGTCTCGCTGCCCTTCAACCAGGAGCTGGGCGTCCACGAGCAGGCGGCCGGCTTCACCCGGCACCGGGTCTGGGACTTCGAGCACACCGACCCCGACCAGTACCCGCTGCTGCTGCACTTCCCCTACTTCGACCTCTACCGCAAGCAGGTCGTCAAGCAGGCCGACCTGGTCCTGGCCATGTACCTGCGCGGGGACGCCTTCGACGCCGAGCAGAAGTCGCGGAACTTCGCCTACTACGAGCCGCTGACGGTGCGCGACTCCTCGCTGTCGGCCTACTGCCAGGCCGTGGTCGCGGCCGAGGTCGGCCACCTGGACCTCGCCTACGACTACCTGGGCGAGGCCGCGCTGATGGACCTCGACAACCTGGAGCACAACACCCGTGACGGCCTGCACATCGCCGCGCTGGCCGGGACCTGGACCGCCCTGGTCTTCGGCTTCGGCGGCATGCGGCTGCTGGGCGAGTCCCTGGGCTTCACCCCCCAGCTGCCGCAGCGGCTCACCCGGATCGCCTTCCGGCTGCAGTTCCGCGGACGCCGGCTGCGGGTGGAGATCACCCCCGACGGGGCGGTCTACACCCTCGCCGAGGGCGAGCCGCTGGAGCTGCGGCACTGCGGCGAGAGCTTCGTGCTCACCACGGACAAGCCGCTGACCGGGGAGCTGCCGCCGGTGCGGCACCTGCCCGAGCCCGGCCAGCCGCGCGGACGCCGGCCGGCCACCCGCCGCCCGGGCAAGTAGCCGGACGGGCCCACAGCAAGACAGGCACACAGCGGGCAGGCGCACAGCGGGACAGGCACCCCGTGGGCCGGGCCCGGAGCGGCAGTCAGCCCTCCGCGCCCGGCCCGCCGCCGCTCGCGCCGCCCGCCTCGTCCAGCTCGAACCAGATGGACTTGCCCTGGCCGCGCGGCTGCATGCCCCAGCGGTCCGCCAGTAGCTCCAGCAGGATCAGCCCGCGCCCGGACGAGGCCATCTCGCCCGGCGTACGCCGGTGCGGCAGCTCGTCGCTCTGGTCGGCGACCTCCAGCCGCAGCCGGCGCCCGCCCGGCTGCCCGTACACCCCCGCCACCAGCGTCGCCTCGCGGTCGGTGTGCACCAGCACATTGGCCAGCAGCTCGGAGGCGAGCAGCAGCGCGGCGTCCACGTGGTCCTCCACCGCCCAGTCGTGCAGCACCGCCCGCAGCTCCGCGCGGACGGCCGCGATCCGCTCCGGCTGGTCCTGGCCGACCGTCAGCACCAGCTGCCGGGCGGGCGGTTCCGGCCCCAGGCCGACCGGGTCGCGGCGCAGCAGCAACAGCGCGATGTCGTCCTCGCGGCGGTCGGCCAGATGCCCGGGCCCCAGGTGCGAGGCAGGCCCGTGCACGGCCCGGATCAGCGCGTCGGCCATGCCCTCCAGATCGTCGGCCGGCCCCGGGGACATGGTGTCGCGCACCCGCACCCAGCCGCTGTACATGTCGTGGCCGCCGGTCTCGATCAGCCCGTCGGTGCACAGCAGCATCACCTCGCCGACCTGCAGCTCCATGGTGGTGACCGGGTAGTCCTCCTCCTCCGGCATCAGCCCCAGCGGCAGCCCCCCGGCCACGTGCCGGATCAGGCAGGTGCCGTCCGGCATCCGCAGCACCGGGTGCGGGTGCCCGGCGCGGGCGATGGCCAGCGTCCCGCGCACCGGATCGGCCTCGATGTAGACGCACGTGGCGAAGCGGTCGTCGTCCAGCGCGGCCAGGAAGCGGGAGGTGCGGGCCAGCACCGCGTCCGGGTGGTGTCCCTCGGCGGCGTAGGCGTGCACCGCCGTCCGCAGCTGCGCCATCAGGTTGGCGGCGTGCACGTCATGGCCCTGGACGTCGCCGATGACCAGCGCCAGCCGACCCTCCGGCAGGTCGATGACGTCGTACCAGTCGCCGCCGACCATCAGCCCGCCGCCGGTGGGCACGTAGCGGCTGGCGACGGTCATCCCCTCGATCGCCGGGGTGCTCTGGCCCATGCTGCGGCGCAGCCCCAGCGACAGCGCCCGCTCCGACTCGTTGGTGTGGGCCCGCTCCAGGGCGTGCGCCAGCATCCGGGCGACGGTGGAGAGCACCGAGCGCTCGTCGGGGGTGAACCGCACCGGCTCGCGGAAGGCCGCCAGCCAGGTGCCGATCGTCCGCCCGGCCGTGACCAGCGGCAGGAAGGCCCAGGAGTTGCGGCCGAAGCCCGCCGCCAGCGGCCAGGTGGTGGGGTAGCGGGCGCGGTACTCCTCGGGCGTGGCCAGGTAGACCGGGCGGCCGGTGCGCACCACCTCGGCGGCCGGGTAGTCGGTGTCCAGCGACATCCGGAACGGCGCCTCGTCGCCCTCGCGGTGCCCGTGCTGGCCGACCACGGTCAGCATCGCGCCCTCGACGCCGAACACCGCCAGGCCGTCCGGCGAGAAGCCGGGCATGGAGAGCGAGGCCACCACCCGCAGCACCTCGCTGGTGGTGCTGGCCTCGGCCAGCGCCCGCCCGGCGTCGAGCAGGAACGCCTCGCGGGAGCGGCGCAGGTCGCCCACCGGGGCGTCGGCCCGCTCCGGCCGCACCACCGGCCCGGGGGCGGCCGGTTGCTGCGGCGCGGGCACCGCCGCCGGAGCGGACAGGCTGCCCGGGGCCCGGTTCAGCCCGTCGATCTGCCGCAGCTCGTCGGCCAGGTCGCCGCCGCCGTCCCGGATCATCGGGCCGAGCGGGCGGGTGCCGTTCCGGCCGCCGCCGGGGGCCGGACGCCCGGTCAGGGCGGGGCCGGGGCCGAGGTCGTCGCTCCAGCGGCCCTCCACCGCCGTGCCCTGGACCGGATAGGGCCCGGTCGGCGGGCCCGGCACCAGCAGCAGCCGCAGCACCCGGCGCAGCGCGCCCCGGTCGGTCAGCACCCGGACCCGGGCCTCGAACGTCCGCTGCTCGGCGACGGCCAACTGCACCGTCTCACTCAGCCGGATGAAGTCCTCGACGTGCAGCAGGGAGCGCAGCCGGCGGCCGGGCAGCTGCGCCGACGGCGGCTCGAGGCCGAGCAGCCGCCCGCAGACCGGATCAAGTTCGAGCAGGTCACCGGGGCGGTTCCAGCGCCACACGCCGATACCGGCGGCGCCGAGCACCTCCTCCGGCCGCAGCGGCGCGGGTCCGCCGTCGGCTTGGCTGCCCATCCGGCGGCCCCTTCCGCACTCCGGTGCGCGGGCGGGCGCCGGGTCGCGGCGCGGGCGCACATGAACACAGACATATGGCCCTACCGTAGTACCTATGCGGCATTTGCCGCCTCTGGGCGGCCCCGGTCGGCCGAGCCGATCCGGGCCCCGGCGGTCGGTGCCCGGTCGGCGCGGTCAGCCCGGCCGGCGCGATCAGTGGCCCAGCGTCGACCCCGGCCGGACGATCATGATGACCGTCACCGCGACCCAGAGCAGGTTGAAGACACCGGTGACCATCGCCAGCTGCTTGGTGCCCTTGACGGTCGCCGTGTCCGCACTGAGCAGCGCGGTCTGCCGGGGCAGCACCAGCGCGCCGAGCACGGCGGCGGCGACCGCGGTCAGCACGATCGAGACCACCACCCAGGTCTGCCCGGTCACCTTCATCACCCCGGCGGCGGCGAAGCCGAACATCGGCACCGCGATCGCCACCAGCGCGTACACCTTGCAGATCCGGTTGAGGACGCCCAGCGTCGCGGCGGAGTCGCCCTCGCCGGGGGCGGCCAGCGCGCGCCGCGCGACTGGGGGGAACATGCTGGCCGCGACGGCGACCGGACCGATGGCGACAATGGCCGCGACAATATGCAGGATCAGGAAGAGCTTCGTCACCCGGCCGAGTGTAGGCAGCGGTGGATCACGCCCCGTCGACGGGGTCCAAACCGGCCGAGGGCCCTGCGGTCACCCCTGTGCCCGCCCCATGCTCGGCGGCCGGGCGGCCCGCGTCCGCGCGGCCGAGGACGCGGCGCAGGGTGCGCACGTCGTTGGAGATGATCGCGTCCGCCCCGGCGGCGGCCAGCGCCGCCATGGTCGGGGCCCGGTCGACGGTCCAGGTGGACACCTTCACCCCCCGGGCGTGCAGCCGGGCGATCCGTCCCGGGCCCAGCCAGCGGTAGTACGGGTTGACGTACTCCGGGCGGACCAGCCGCAGCAGCCCGGGCCGCGGCGGCAGCGGCGACTCCCAGCTCATGGCGATCACCGCCGTCGGCGCGGCGGCGCGCACGGCGGCCATGGCCTCCGGCGGCCCGGTGAAGACCGTCCCGGCGAGGCAGCCCAGCGTGCGGGCCAGCTCCAGCGCGGCCAGGCCCTCGGCCGGGCGCACCGTGTCCAGCATCAGCGGCACCCCGCTGTCCCGGCCCAGTCGCAGCGCCTCGGCCAGATCCGGTATCCGGTACGGGTCGGTCCGGGTGAGCGCGTCCAGCTCGGCCCGGGTCAGCGCCCCGACGCGGCGGTCGTGGCCCCACAGCCGCTGCAGGGTGTCGTCGTGCAGCAGCACCGGCACCGCGTCCCGGGTGAGCTTGACGTCCACCTCGATCCAGTCCGCGCCCTCGGCGACCGCCGAGCGCAGCGAGGGCAGGGTGTTCTCGCGGAACCGCAGCGGGTCGCCCCGGTGGGCTATCGCCAGCGTCATCCGGCCGCCCGCCCCCTGCGACCGGCGCCCGTGCACCCGTACCGCCATCACAGCCCCCTCCCGGCCGGTCCGACCCGCTGGGCACCATCATGGCGCAGTCGGCGGGCCCGGCGGGCCCGGTACGGCCCGGCGGCTAGGGCTTGCGGGCCAGCGCGCAGACCTGCGGGTGCGGGTCGGCCGGGACCGGGCCGTCGGCCGGGTCGGGCCGCCACTGGGCGCAGTAGACGACGCCGGGGTCGAGGATCTCGAAGCCGTCCAGCAGCGCCGTGACGTCCTCCAGCGAGCGCAGCTTCATCGGCGCCACCGTCTGCGAGTACTGCTC
Proteins encoded in this window:
- a CDS encoding glycerophosphodiester phosphodiesterase family protein codes for the protein MAVRVHGRRSQGAGGRMTLAIAHRGDPLRFRENTLPSLRSAVAEGADWIEVDVKLTRDAVPVLLHDDTLQRLWGHDRRVGALTRAELDALTRTDPYRIPDLAEALRLGRDSGVPLMLDTVRPAEGLAALELARTLGCLAGTVFTGPPEAMAAVRAAAPTAVIAMSWESPLPPRPGLLRLVRPEYVNPYYRWLGPGRIARLHARGVKVSTWTVDRAPTMAALAAAGADAIISNDVRTLRRVLGRADAGRPAAEHGAGTGVTAGPSAGLDPVDGA
- a CDS encoding SpoIIE family protein phosphatase, producing the protein MGSQADGGPAPLRPEEVLGAAGIGVWRWNRPGDLLELDPVCGRLLGLEPPSAQLPGRRLRSLLHVEDFIRLSETVQLAVAEQRTFEARVRVLTDRGALRRVLRLLLVPGPPTGPYPVQGTAVEGRWSDDLGPGPALTGRPAPGGGRNGTRPLGPMIRDGGGDLADELRQIDGLNRAPGSLSAPAAVPAPQQPAAPGPVVRPERADAPVGDLRRSREAFLLDAGRALAEASTTSEVLRVVASLSMPGFSPDGLAVFGVEGAMLTVVGQHGHREGDEAPFRMSLDTDYPAAEVVRTGRPVYLATPEEYRARYPTTWPLAAGFGRNSWAFLPLVTAGRTIGTWLAAFREPVRFTPDERSVLSTVARMLAHALERAHTNESERALSLGLRRSMGQSTPAIEGMTVASRYVPTGGGLMVGGDWYDVIDLPEGRLALVIGDVQGHDVHAANLMAQLRTAVHAYAAEGHHPDAVLARTSRFLAALDDDRFATCVYIEADPVRGTLAIARAGHPHPVLRMPDGTCLIRHVAGGLPLGLMPEEEDYPVTTMELQVGEVMLLCTDGLIETGGHDMYSGWVRVRDTMSPGPADDLEGMADALIRAVHGPASHLGPGHLADRREDDIALLLLRRDPVGLGPEPPARQLVLTVGQDQPERIAAVRAELRAVLHDWAVEDHVDAALLLASELLANVLVHTDREATLVAGVYGQPGGRRLRLEVADQSDELPHRRTPGEMASSGRGLILLELLADRWGMQPRGQGKSIWFELDEAGGASGGGPGAEG
- a CDS encoding glycoside hydrolase family 65 protein, which produces MISHPNFTVEPWLLRETDLDLDVLPHSESLFALSNGHIGWRGNLDEGEPNGLPGSYLNGVYELHPLPYAEAGYGYPESGQTVVNVTNGKIIRLLVDDEPFDLRYGRLVSHERVLDLRAGVLRRTCEWTSPAGRTIRVRSTRLVSFTERSVAAVAYEVEPVDAEVRVVVQSELVAGETLPSSDGDPRVAAALDASLRSEGSFAQGMRLGLVHSTVRSGLRVAASADHILDGPPSTTASAECGDDLSRLTVTSVLRPGERLRLEKFVAYGWSAERSLTAVRDQVEAALAGARSTGWQGLVDQQQTYLDAFWERADVEVEGDAEIQQAVRFALFHVLQAGARAEERALAAKGLTGSGYDGHTFWDTETFVMPVLTCTLPEAVPQALRWRQSTLPAARERARQLGLKGAAFPWRTINGDEASGYWPAGTAAFHVNADIAEAVTRYTAATGDTDFERETGVELLVETARLWRSLGHHDHVGAFHIDGVTGPDEYSAIADDNVYTNLMAQANLRAAADAAERHSKQAAALGVDEEETAAWRDAAEAVSLPFNQELGVHEQAAGFTRHRVWDFEHTDPDQYPLLLHFPYFDLYRKQVVKQADLVLAMYLRGDAFDAEQKSRNFAYYEPLTVRDSSLSAYCQAVVAAEVGHLDLAYDYLGEAALMDLDNLEHNTRDGLHIAALAGTWTALVFGFGGMRLLGESLGFTPQLPQRLTRIAFRLQFRGRRLRVEITPDGAVYTLAEGEPLELRHCGESFVLTTDKPLTGELPPVRHLPEPGQPRGRRPATRRPGK